In Primulina huaijiensis isolate GDHJ02 chromosome 16, ASM1229523v2, whole genome shotgun sequence, a single genomic region encodes these proteins:
- the LOC140960851 gene encoding desiccation-related protein PCC13-62-like, translating to MATISSISATSTALFFFLLLLHGSLTVSQGLPKSDVDLLEFPLNLEYLEAEFFAWGAFGHGLDVLEPNLTSGGPPPIGVQIAKLSPLIRDITAQFAYQEFGHLRAIKRTVPGFPRPQLDLSVATFAKVMNNAFGKELHPPFDPYANDLNYLLASYVIPYVGLTGYVGANPKLQSPTAKKLVAGLLGVESGQDAVLRALLYEHAGLPVVPYGYTVAEFTNKISNLRNSLGKEGLKDEGLIVKPALGPEGKSAGNVLAGDRDSLAYGRTPEEILRIVYGSGSESQPGGFYPHGADGAIARSYLK from the exons ATGGCAACAATATCGTCCATTTCTGCCACCTCAACCGCccttttcttcttccttcttcttcttcacgGCAGCCTTACGGTGTCGCAGGGTCTGCCCAAATCGGACGTTGATCTTCTTGAGTTCCCTCTGAATTTGGAATACTTGGAGGCCGAGTTCTTCGCTTGGGGAGCTTTCGGTCATGGCTTGGACGTTCTTGAGCCTAATCTTACGTCGGGAGGCCCACCGCCTATCGGCGTTCAGATTGCTAAACTCAGTCCATTGATCAGAGATATCACAGCGCAGTTTGCGTATCAAGAATTTGGACATTTGAG GGCAATAAAAAGGACAGTCCCTGGATTTCCCCGACCCCAGCTCGACCTGAGTGTAGCGACTTTCGCAAAAGTGATGAACAATGCATTTGGGAAAGAATTGCATCCTCCATTTGATCCCTATGCAAATGATCTCAACTATCTGCTTGCAAGCTATGTTATCCCTTATGTTGGCCTCACCGGATATGTTGGAGCTAATCCAAAACTCCAATCCCCAACAGCCAAAAAG CTTGTGGCGGGACTCTTAGGTGTCGAATCAGGCCAAGACGCGGTCCTTCGAGCACTGCTGTACGAGCATGCCGGTTTACCAGTGGTACCCTATGGTTATACAGTGGCAGAATTTACAAATAAGATATCAAACCTGAGAAATAGCCTTGGAAAGGAAGGCTTGAAAGATGAAGGTCTGATCGTTAAACCCGCGTTAGGTCCGGAGGGGAAAAGTGCAGGTAACGTGCTAGCAGGAGATCGAGACTCGTTGGCTTACGGGCGAACACCCGAGGAAATACTTAGGATTGTGTATGGAAGTGGGAGTGAGTCTCAGCCAGGTGGATTCTACCCCCATGGAGCTGATGGCGCGATAGCAAGGTCATACTTGAAATGA